A DNA window from Pogona vitticeps strain Pit_001003342236 chromosome 2, PviZW2.1, whole genome shotgun sequence contains the following coding sequences:
- the LOC110090172 gene encoding uncharacterized protein LOC110090172, with translation MDDVAKTGMDCQLADQVQKETELILRPYANWEAYLIPGPLSIAILGELARISVSQGDFSINTNPRRGGFKHITSPESFLATLMQVSNTGWEAFSTAHKNMDKIRLLSMSIPEQMKILIQILSQDIEVVTTLLPGQLNNIKTVADKCISLALAVENKFSEVIHLIQEVLEACLNSKSEYKKKIEETERILKVLNEKEMQAKKAQQLAEEYCKRVKERTEATFDDYRMAVKNIPEGWAAVGMELVESMTANISILYIFFATLMFGRCPSNKVNSSAKRGIDKPEDTKVNSSAKCETDTPEDKEVNSSAECEIDKLEDKEVNSSAKCDTDKPEDKSQDEPDSRTEEDPIALCNIYCQAPLLIFLGNNLNQLVDEEGNLKMDLLYNEKDKKVNSSWIKENAEQLRDKINQEKDCSMKNVFLEICNSIIDLCQKLSEVVVSAEPTTGKKDLKEKIKRVVQKIAHFDRKSKSRAQAAMLVPMIPDAKKYKPWFEDKLQEFGVVSKATFKLTHHQELLMTTEEQYQRSIENLEEKNEELIDILNHMRKCETKEIDFEKARKMLIDGLSAFEQVKEQWENMVRFFQMISSLTESCLNCRITEFVSSAESVQKIASYFSNDFLKDLIYKQASSASNVAHLVHMISSTYTEISSQYLLGSISSLGRLISMDPSNPSFEEECRKLADGCNSAQNAIKGLILQRKKEFENCVYGRVAEFSLEQKADLLEVIGEEKRAVEYHADGCEHLPFEEK, from the coding sequence ATGGACGATGTGGCTAAAACTGGGATGGATTGTCAGCTAGCAGACCAAGTCCAGAAGGAGACAGAGCTGATATTGAGACCTTATGCAAACTGGGAGGCATATTTGATCCCCGGACCTCTCTCCATTGCCATCTTAGGAGAACTGGCTCGCATCTCTGTGAGCCAGGGAGACTTTTCCATTAACACAAATCCACGCAGAGGAGGATTCAAACACATCACCTCTCCAGAATCATTCCTCGCAACTCTAATGCAGGTGAGCAACACAGGCTGGGAGGCCTTTAGCACTGCTCACAAGAACATGGACAAGATCAGACTTTTATCCATGAGTATTCCTGAGCAAATGAAAATTCTCATCCAGATTCTGTCACAGGATATCGAAGTGGTGACCACTCTTCTGCCTGGGCAGCTAAACAACATCAAAACTGTAGCTGATAAATGCATATCATTGGCTTTGGCGGTGGAAAACAAATTCAGTGAGGTCATCCATCTGATCCAGGAGGTTCTAGAAGCTTGCCTGAATTCCAAAAGtgaatataagaaaaaaattgaagagaCCGAAAGGATCTTAAAAGtcttaaatgaaaaagaaatgcaagcaaAAAAGGCCCAGCAGTTGGCAGAGGAGTATTGCAAGCGTGTAAAAGAAAGAACTGAAGCAACTTTTGATGATTACAGAATGGCTGTCAAAAACATTCCTGAGGGATGGGCAGCTGTAGGTATGGAACTTGTTGAGTCTATGACAGCAAACATATCTAtactatatattttctttgccACCCTTATGTTTGGTAGATGTCCAAGTAATAAAGTCAATAGCAGTGCCAAGCGTGGAATTGATAAACCTGAAGACACGAAAGTCAATAGCAGTGCCAAGTGTGAAACTGATACACCTGAAGATAAGGAAGTCAATAGCAGTGCCGAGTGTGAAATTGATAAACTTGAAGATAAGGAAGTCAATAGTAGTGCCAAGTGTGACACTGATAAACCTGAAGATAAGAGTCAAGATGAGCCTGACAGTAGAACTGAAGAGGACCCCATAGCATTGTGTAACATCTACTGTCAAGCACCACTACTTATATTTTTAGGAAATAATCTCAATCAGCTCGTTGACGAAGAAGGCAACCTCAAGATGGATCTCCTTTACAATGAAAAAGACAAGAAGGTCAACTCATCTTGGATCAAAGAAAATGCTGAGCAACTGAGAGACAAGATTAACCAAGAAAAAGATTGTAGCATGAAGAATGTGTTCTTGGAAATATGCAATTCCATCATCGATCTTTGTCAGAAACTGTCTGAAGTAGTAGTGTCTGCGGAGCCGACCACTGGTaagaaagatttaaaagaaaaaattaaacgTGTAGTGCAAAAAATAGCCCACTTTGACCGTAAGAGCAAATCACGTGCTCAGGCAGCAATGTTGGTTCCTATGATCCCAGACGCTAAAAAGtacaaaccatggtttgaagATAAATTGCAGGAATTCGGAGTAGTGAGCAAAGCCACTTTCAAATTAACACATCATCAAGAATTGCTGATGACCACTGAAGAACAGTACCAGAGAAGTATTGAAAATCTGGAGGAGAAGAACGAGGAGCTGATCGATATACTCAATCACATGAGGAAATGTGAGACAAAGGAGATCGATTTTGAAAAAGCCAGGAAGATGTTGATTGATGGGCTGAGTGCTTTCGAACAAGTGAAAGAGcaatgggaaaacatggtacGTTTCTTTCAGATGATCTCCAGCCTCACCGAGTCCTGCCTCAACTGTCGCATCACTGAATTTGTAAGTTCAGCTGAAAGTGTACAGAAAATTGCCAGCTACTTCAGCAATGACTTTTTGAAAGACCTGATCTACAAGCAGGCATCCAGTGCTTCCAATGTGGCTCATTTAGTGCACATGATTTCTTCAACTTACACAGAGATTTCTTCACAGTATCTGCTGGGCAGCATCAGCAGCCTTGGCCGGCTTATCTCCATGGACCCTTCCAACCCCAGCTTTGAGGAAGAGTGCAGGA